One window of the Lactobacillus sp. PV034 genome contains the following:
- a CDS encoding THUMP domain-containing class I SAM-dependent RNA methyltransferase — MSKYKLYATMGAGFESIVAKELQNLGYETKTEDGRVFFEGDQADIVRTNLWLRAADRVKILLKEFKATSFEQLYDETYDYDWAMLLPVDAKFPVKGRSVKSKLHSEPDVQSIVKKAIVNKMTDQYHRRGFLPETGSEYPLDVHIYKDRVRLSLDTTGPSLFKRGYRVEHGGAPLKENFAAGLIELTPFDGSHPFIDPMTGSGTIPIEAALIAKNVAPGLNREFAFDNFDWFNKELHPELVAEAKTKEKKEHAPIMASDIDQSILEIAKVNAHNAGVLQDIRFKQVAVKDFATDLENGVIIANPPYGKRLKDREAAEKIYEEMGQTLRPLTSFSQYYLTSDPNFEKYFGEKATKKRKFFNGNLRTDYYQYWANQR, encoded by the coding sequence ATGAGTAAGTATAAACTATATGCAACAATGGGTGCTGGATTTGAAAGTATCGTTGCCAAAGAATTACAAAATTTAGGTTACGAAACTAAAACTGAAGATGGACGCGTATTTTTTGAAGGAGATCAGGCGGATATAGTTCGCACTAATTTATGGCTTCGTGCAGCAGATCGTGTAAAAATTCTTTTAAAAGAATTTAAGGCGACATCTTTTGAGCAATTATATGATGAAACTTATGATTATGATTGGGCAATGCTTTTACCAGTTGATGCAAAATTCCCAGTAAAGGGGAGAAGTGTCAAAAGTAAATTACATTCAGAACCAGATGTACAGTCAATTGTTAAAAAAGCTATTGTTAATAAGATGACTGATCAGTATCATCGACGTGGTTTTTTACCCGAAACGGGGAGTGAATATCCATTGGATGTTCATATCTATAAAGATCGGGTTCGTTTAAGTTTAGATACAACAGGTCCAAGTCTCTTTAAGCGTGGTTATCGTGTTGAACATGGTGGTGCGCCATTAAAAGAAAACTTTGCAGCAGGGTTAATTGAGCTTACTCCTTTTGATGGCTCACATCCATTCATTGATCCGATGACGGGATCTGGAACAATTCCAATTGAAGCTGCATTAATTGCTAAAAATGTTGCACCTGGTTTAAACAGAGAATTTGCTTTTGATAATTTTGATTGGTTTAATAAGGAACTTCATCCAGAATTGGTTGCAGAAGCTAAAACTAAGGAGAAAAAAGAACATGCACCAATTATGGCTAGTGATATTGATCAGTCTATTTTAGAAATAGCTAAAGTTAATGCGCATAATGCTGGCGTTTTACAGGATATTCGCTTTAAGCAAGTAGCTGTGAAGGATTTTGCAACGGATCTAGAAAATGGTGTGATTATTGCCAATCCGCCATATGGTAAAAGATTGAAAGATCGCGAAGCTGCAGAAAAAATTTATGAAGAAATGGGACAAACACTGCGCCCATTAACTTCATTTAGCCAATATTATTTGACCTCTGATCCAAATTTTGAGAAATATTTTGGCGAAAAAGCTACTAAGAAGAGAAAATTCTTTAATGGTAACTTAAGAACTGATTATTACCAATACTGGGCAAATCAACGTTAA
- a CDS encoding DUF975 family protein, with product MKFSELKSEARSLLSGHWGWGVAIALVNSIFAGMLGSATSTSTVHGLDDLTKILNFEGLDIDKIELSVSTQTTVVLSLLVAAMIGYSIFYTFLRLVDTKETGNVATGALSAITSKRILPTFLTSFMTGIFVFLWSLLLIVPGIIKGYAYSMAPYIVKDLTDTGKEVEPTEAINLSREIMKGHKWQLFCLDLSFIGWFVLSIITLGIGFLWLRPYFGVTRANYYRHLVGDRFTKA from the coding sequence ATGAAATTTTCTGAATTAAAAAGTGAAGCTCGATCATTATTAAGTGGTCATTGGGGTTGGGGGGTAGCCATAGCCTTAGTAAATAGTATTTTTGCTGGTATGCTTGGAAGCGCAACTAGTACAAGTACAGTACATGGCTTGGACGATTTGACTAAAATTCTTAATTTTGAGGGCCTTGATATTGACAAGATAGAACTTTCAGTTTCAACCCAAACTACGGTTGTTTTAAGTTTATTAGTTGCAGCAATGATAGGTTATAGTATTTTCTATACCTTTTTAAGATTAGTAGACACGAAGGAAACTGGAAATGTAGCAACTGGTGCTTTATCAGCTATAACAAGTAAAAGAATTTTACCAACATTTTTAACTAGTTTTATGACTGGTATTTTTGTATTTCTATGGAGCCTACTCTTAATTGTTCCTGGAATTATCAAAGGTTATGCTTATTCAATGGCACCATATATCGTAAAAGATTTAACTGATACTGGTAAAGAAGTAGAACCAACGGAAGCGATCAATTTAAGTCGTGAAATTATGAAAGGCCATAAATGGCAATTATTTTGTTTAGATTTAAGTTTTATTGGCTGGTTTGTTCTATCAATCATTACTTTAGGAATTGGCTTTTTATGGTTGCGTCCATATTTTGGTGTGACTCGTGCCAATTACTACCGTCATTTAGTTGGTGACCGTTTTACTAAAGCTTAA
- a CDS encoding DegV family protein, whose translation MAKIGVITDSAAYLTDEQVKKYNIDVIPISLIWDNKVYHDMIDIGYHEFYQRLASQKSLPTTSQPSIGEIQAHIDKFIDEGYTDLIIIPLSSGISSTYSNITTIAKNEDRIKIHAFDSKVTCAGQADLVILAARLIQAGASLDLIIHDLSDLRKTIGVRFMVDDLKHLKRTGRLSNAASFVGSLLHIKPILTMDVQKEGKIIASGKERQYKRAVKRIQTDFAQIINQLPYPVQLTIFDADSDQRAREWNENYTSAFPEVKINHSIIGPVVGVHVGQDTIAIIWCRDLDSYFTSDGTPLAADQINSPSL comes from the coding sequence ATGGCAAAAATTGGTGTTATTACTGACAGCGCTGCTTATTTAACTGACGAACAAGTAAAAAAATATAATATCGATGTTATTCCAATCTCACTTATTTGGGATAATAAAGTTTATCACGATATGATTGATATTGGTTATCATGAATTTTATCAGAGACTTGCCAGTCAAAAGAGCCTGCCAACCACTTCTCAACCTTCAATTGGTGAAATTCAAGCACATATAGATAAATTCATTGATGAAGGCTATACAGATTTAATTATCATTCCTCTCTCTAGTGGAATTTCTAGTACTTATAGCAATATTACTACAATCGCCAAAAATGAAGATCGGATTAAAATTCATGCCTTTGATTCTAAAGTAACCTGCGCTGGTCAAGCAGATCTAGTCATTTTAGCGGCTCGTTTAATTCAAGCGGGTGCTTCGCTCGATTTAATTATACATGATTTAAGTGATCTCAGAAAAACCATTGGCGTAAGGTTTATGGTTGATGATTTAAAGCATCTAAAACGTACTGGTCGCCTCTCAAATGCGGCAAGTTTTGTGGGTAGCTTGTTACATATTAAACCGATCTTAACCATGGATGTACAAAAAGAAGGTAAAATTATTGCTTCGGGTAAGGAACGTCAATATAAAAGAGCAGTCAAGCGAATTCAAACTGATTTTGCCCAAATAATTAATCAGCTTCCCTACCCGGTTCAGTTAACTATTTTTGATGCGGATTCTGATCAACGTGCCCGTGAATGGAATGAGAACTATACTTCTGCCTTCCCAGAAGTTAAAATTAATCATAGTATTATTGGGCCTGTTGTAGGTGTTCATGTCGGCCAAGATACGATTGCTATCATCTGGTGTCGAGATTTAGATTCCTACTTTACTTCTGATGGAACTCCCCTTGCTGCTGATCAAATTAATTCTCCCTCATTGTAA
- a CDS encoding formate--tetrahydrofolate ligase, producing the protein MESDIKIAQKTNALPITEIAEKVNLSSDDIELYGKDKAKISWPAINRVMQNDKLGKLILVTSISPTPAGEGKSTITIGLGDAFSNQLKKNTMIALREPSMGPVFGLKGGATGGGYAQIIPMEDINLHFTGDMHALTSAIDTLAALVDNYIYQDNSLKLDPERLLLKRGIDVNDRTLRKVTIGQGSKFNGIEHEASFAITVANELMAILCLATDINDLKRRIGNMLVGFSTDDEPIFVKDLGFQGAIAALLSTALKPNLVQTLEHTPALVHGGPFANIAHGANSVMATNLALHLGDYVLTEAGFGADLGGQKFMDFVSKNLAKKPDAVAVVATVRALKYQAEKSTENLANENLDALEKGFANLDRHMKNMAKYGLPVMVLINQFDTDTPAELAKLKELIENEGFTCEVVSYHDDGSKGGVEAAQKLAELADKGGNYHSIYEDDDDLKVKIEKIAKNIYGAAEIEYSDKAEEQLKEIKAMGKDKLPVIIAKTQASFTDDKKQLGAPTGFTLHVKDLALKNGANFVVVATGHILDMPGLPKHPAALDIDVDNNGKISGLF; encoded by the coding sequence ATGGAATCTGATATTAAAATAGCACAAAAAACTAACGCATTACCTATTACTGAAATCGCAGAAAAAGTAAATTTAAGTTCTGATGATATTGAACTTTATGGTAAAGATAAGGCTAAGATTTCTTGGCCAGCAATTAATCGCGTAATGCAAAATGATAAATTGGGTAAATTAATTTTAGTCACTTCAATCTCTCCAACCCCTGCAGGCGAAGGAAAGTCTACTATTACTATTGGTCTTGGAGATGCATTTAGTAATCAATTAAAGAAAAATACGATGATTGCGCTTAGAGAACCATCTATGGGGCCTGTTTTTGGACTAAAGGGTGGAGCCACAGGCGGTGGTTATGCTCAAATTATCCCTATGGAAGATATTAACCTTCACTTTACTGGTGATATGCATGCACTTACTAGTGCAATCGATACTTTAGCAGCTTTAGTTGATAACTATATTTATCAAGATAACAGTCTTAAACTTGATCCGGAGCGTCTTTTACTTAAACGCGGAATTGACGTAAATGATAGAACTTTGAGAAAGGTTACTATCGGTCAAGGATCTAAATTTAATGGAATTGAGCATGAAGCTAGCTTTGCTATTACTGTAGCTAATGAATTAATGGCTATTTTATGTTTAGCAACTGATATTAACGATTTGAAGAGAAGAATTGGAAATATGTTAGTTGGTTTTTCAACTGACGATGAACCAATTTTTGTTAAAGATCTTGGCTTCCAAGGTGCAATTGCTGCTTTACTATCAACTGCTTTAAAACCAAATCTTGTTCAAACTTTAGAGCACACCCCAGCTTTAGTTCATGGAGGACCATTTGCTAATATTGCTCATGGTGCTAATTCTGTGATGGCAACTAATTTGGCGCTTCACTTAGGTGACTACGTTTTAACTGAAGCGGGATTTGGTGCCGATTTAGGTGGACAAAAGTTCATGGACTTTGTTTCCAAGAATCTTGCTAAAAAGCCAGATGCAGTAGCAGTTGTAGCCACAGTACGTGCCTTAAAATATCAAGCTGAAAAATCAACTGAGAATTTAGCTAATGAAAATTTAGATGCGCTAGAAAAGGGATTTGCTAACCTTGATCGTCATATGAAGAATATGGCTAAGTATGGGCTTCCTGTAATGGTTTTAATTAATCAATTTGATACTGATACTCCAGCTGAATTAGCTAAGCTAAAGGAACTAATTGAAAATGAAGGCTTTACTTGTGAAGTAGTATCTTACCATGATGATGGTTCTAAGGGTGGAGTAGAAGCTGCCCAAAAATTAGCTGAATTAGCTGATAAGGGTGGCAATTATCACTCTATTTATGAAGACGATGATGATCTCAAAGTAAAAATTGAAAAGATTGCTAAAAATATTTATGGTGCTGCTGAAATTGAATATTCAGATAAAGCTGAAGAACAATTAAAGGAAATTAAGGCAATGGGTAAAGATAAGTTGCCCGTAATTATTGCGAAAACTCAAGCTTCATTTACTGATGATAAAAAGCAATTAGGAGCACCGACCGGCTTTACTTTGCATGTAAAAGATTTGGCCCTTAAGAATGGAGCTAACTTTGTTGTTGTAGCTACAGGTCATATTTTAGATATGCCGGGACTACCAAAACATCCTGCGGCCCTTGATATTGATGTTGATAACAATGGTAAGATTTCTGGCCTATTTTAA